A single Anopheles funestus chromosome 2RL, idAnoFuneDA-416_04, whole genome shotgun sequence DNA region contains:
- the LOC125761365 gene encoding skin secretory protein xP2-like produces MKSLVLLGLTTLLVLSSAAEQKQQAAAEEAKPAEQGEKRHDKRGLFEHDFGGHDFGGHHFESYDHGHHHVDLHPHHEKTLTVIKKVPVPYPVEKHIPVPVEKHIPVPVKVGVPKPYPVYKTVHYPVKEIVKVPVHVPAPYPVEKKVPYPVHVPYDRPVPVKVYVPAPYPVEKKVPVPVKVHVPAPYPVEKKIHVPVKVPVHVEKPYPVEKVVHYPVHVPVDRPVPVHVEKPVPVPVEKPVPYEVIKKVPYPVHVPYDRPVPVHVEKPVPVPVKVPVPQPYPVYKHIPYPVEKHVPYPVKVPVERPVPYTVEKHVPYEVEKPVPYPVKVPVHVPVHHHHEEYHHDHVELDLHHHHH; encoded by the exons ATGAAGTCTCTG GTGTTGTTGGGTTTGACCACCCTACTGGTCTTGAGTTCAGCGGCCGAACAGAAGCAGCAGGCAGCGGCCGAAGAAGCGAAACCAGCGGAGCAAGGTGAAAAGCGCCATGATAAGCGTGGTCTGTTCGAGCATGACTTTGGCGGACATGACTTTGGTGGACATCATTTCGAGTCGTACGACCATGGACACCATCATGTGGATCTGCATCCACACCACGAGAAGACGCTGACCGTCATCAAGAAGGTCCCCGTCCCGTACCCAGTGGAGAAGCACATCCCGGTGCCAGTGGAGAAACACATCCCAGTCCCGGTGAAGGTTGGAGTGCCAAAGCCCTACCCAGTCTACAAGACCGTCCACTACCCAGTCAAGGAGATCGTCAAGGTGCCAGTGCACGTCCCGGCTCCGTACCCAGTGGAGAAGAAGGTCCCATACCCAGTCCATGTGCCGTACGATCGTCCCGTCCCGGTGAAGGTGTACGTGCCCGCTCCTTACCCAGTCGAGAAGAAGGTCCCAGTCCCGGTGAAGGTCCATGTTCCGGCTCCTTACCCAGTGGAGAAGAAGATCCATGTCCCGGTGAAGGTTCCGGTCCATGTTGAGAAGCCATACCCGGTTGAGAAGGTCGTCCACTACCCAGTCCATGTTCCAGTCGATCGTCCAGTGCCGGTCCATGTCGAGAAGCCAGTGCCAGTCCCAGTGGAGAAGCCAGTGCCGTACGAGGTCATCAAGAAGGTCCCATACCCAGTGCATGTCCCGTACGATCGTCCAGTGCCGGTGCATGTCGAGAAGCCAGTGCCAGTCCCGGTGAAGGTCCCAGTCCCACAGCCCTACCCCGTGTACAAGCACATCCCGTACCCGGTCGAGAAACACGTCCCATACCCCGTGAAGGTCCCGGTCGAACGTCCCGTTCCATACACCGTGGAGAAGCACGTCCCTTATGAGGTCGAGAAACCAGTGCCGTACCCGGTCAAGGTTCCGGTCCATGTCCCAGTGCACCATCATCACGAAGAGTACCACCACGATCATGTTGAGCTTGAcctgcaccaccaccatcactag